The sequence GGCTGGAGTCGCGGCAGGTGGTGGAGTGGTGGCTGGAGCTGGGGTTGCGGCGGGAGGTGGGGTGGCCACTGGAGGAGGAGTAGCGACAGGAGGAGGAGTAGCCACGGGAGGAGGAGGATTAGCTGTGGGAGTGGGAGCTGGGGCTTGAGCAAGTGCAACTGTGGCGAAGAGAGCCATTATCAAAAAAACTTGGACACTTTTGGAACCCATTTCTCTTGAGAAAATGTTTCTtcttgagagagagagggtatgagattagagagagagagagttctgaaGTTGAGAAAA comes from Brassica rapa cultivar Chiifu-401-42 chromosome A02, CAAS_Brap_v3.01, whole genome shotgun sequence and encodes:
- the LOC103850323 gene encoding classical arabinogalactan protein 4 — translated: MGSKSVQVFLIMALFATVALAQAPAPTPTANPPPPVATPPPVATPPPVATPPPAATPAPATTPPPAATPAPATTPPSAAPSPSDAPSASPPAPEGPASSPSGLAPGPSEDAPAPSAAFSNKAFIAGTVFAAVMYTAVLA